In Brachyhypopomus gauderio isolate BG-103 chromosome 11, BGAUD_0.2, whole genome shotgun sequence, a single genomic region encodes these proteins:
- the gsr gene encoding glutathione reductase, mitochondrial, protein MEALVHLSRMQATYLTFRLSISPVRILRRSMASDSVTRFDLLVLGGGSGGLAGARRAAELGATCAVVEDHKLGGTCVNVGCVPKKVMWNASVHAEYLHDHADYGFEGAQASFSWQQIKNKRDAYVGNLNQIYRNNLDKARIQTIQGTARFTNDSEPTVEVSGKKYTAPHILIATGGHPSTVSEEVIPGASLGITSDGFFELESCPRRSVIVGAGYIAVEMAGILSSLGSKTSLIIRHDEVLRNFDALISSNCTKELQNSGIDLWRNTQVKSVQKTEEGLDVTLVTKDPKDKDSEKKIDRIQGVDCLLWAIGREPNTAGLNLSQIGVKLDTKGCIVVDEFQNTTRQGIYALGDVCGKALLTPVAIAAGRKLAHRLFEGRAESKLDYTNIPTVVFTHPPIGTIGLTEDEANRCWGKANVKTYTTSFTPMYHAITTRKTKCIMKLVCAGKEEKVVGLHMQGLGCDEMLQGFAVAIKMGATKADFDNTVAIHPTSAEELVTMR, encoded by the exons ATGGAGGCGTTGGTGCATTTATCTCGGATGCAGGCCACATATCTTACATTTCGTCTGTCGATCTCACCCGTTAGAATTCTTCGACGGAGCATGGCGTCCGACTCCGTGACCCGTTTCGACCTGCTGGTATTAGGAGGTGGATCCGGGGGGCTGGCTGGTGCCCGGAGGGCGGCCGAACTTGGTGCCACATGTGCCGTGGTCGAAGACCACAAACTTGGGGGCACCTGC GTGAATGTCGGCTGTGTTCCTAAGAAG GTGATGTGGAATGCGTCCGTTCATGCAGAGTATCTTCACGACCATGCAGACTACGGCTTTGAGGGAGCTCAAGCAAGCTTCAGCTGGCA ACAGATTAAAAACAAAAGAGATGCTTATGTTGGTAATCTGAATCAGATTTACCGGAACAATCTTGATAAG GCCAGAATTCAGACCATTCAAGGCACTGCACGTTTTACTAATGACTCTGAGCCCACTGTTGAAGTCAGTGGGAAGAAATACACAGCACCACATATCCTAATTGCCACTGGTGGACACCCATCAACAGTTAGTGAGGAGGTCATCCCAG GAGCTAGTCTTGGCATTACCAGCGATGGATTTTTTGAACTTGAATCATGTCCTAG ACGTAGTGTTATTGTGGGGGCAGGATATATTGCTGTGGAGATGGCTGGAATACTGTCCTCTCTGGGGTCCAAAACCTCCCTTATCATTCGGCATGATGAG GTACTGAGGAATTTTGATGCTTTGATAAGCTCAAATTGCACCAAAGAATTGCAAAACAGTGGTATTGACTTATGGAGGAACACTCAG GTGAAGtcagtgcagaaaacagaagaGGGTCTGGATGTTACACTAGTGACAAAGGACCCTAAAGATAAGGATTCAGAGAAGAAGATAGACCGGATTCAGGGGGTGGACTGTCTGCTGTGGGCCATTGGAAGAGAACCCAACACAGCTGGCCTCAATCTCAGTCAGATA GGTGTGAAGCTGGACACAAAAGGTTGCATTGTGGTGGATGAGTTCCAGAACACCACACGCCAGGGCATATACGCACTCGGAGATGTGTGTGGGAAGGCTCTCCTCACACCTG ttgccATTGCAGCTGGCCGGAAACTTGCACATCGACTGTTTGAGGGAAGAGCAGAATCTAAACTGGACTACACTAACATTCCTACAGTGGTTTTTACACATCCACCAATTGGCACCATAGGACTAACTGAAG ATGAGGCTAACAGATGCTGGGGAAAGGCGAATGTGAAGACCTACACGACGTCCTTCACACCCATGTACCATGCTATCACAACCCGCAAGACCAAGTGCATCATGAAACTCGTGTGCGCAGGAAAGGAAGAGAAG GTTGTTGGCCTTCACATGCAGGGTCTGGGCTGCGATGAGATGCTTCAGGGTTTTGCTGTGGCAATCAAGATGGGTGCTACGAAGGCAGACTTTGACAACACTGTTGCCATTCACCCTACATCTGCAGAGGAGCTAGTCACAATGCGTTAA
- the spdl1 gene encoding protein Spindly, whose product MSVTEAEIERLRKKVEDTDEALQRAAQYGLQLLDDKMDLQNNLEEQRIEMTAVIEGLEQEKYSLQREVELKSRMLDCVHSEFEMVKKQQKYHLEQQQQMLERNHAVELSDFKNKVEKMKADMEAAQLLEKQLKHKLDVQTQALSSTTEELRRMKEHSHDTMSSEILELQVQKMDLESSLAVFKQELQESQYKEQQLQLANTILQRQVEALVDAKEEREKEVVSLYNALEKSRESNQDLQIQLDQVLQQAQDPNSKGNSLFAEVEDKRAEMERQLISMKVQNQSLQKQHAFTKQQMIRMKVQISNLMQLHGSRADPAQLERLHFMLSEKNSEIESLNRKVQQLEKLETNEDQTSTGSCKTVEFVDETYYTDLLKIQLSNSKKVAEELKDELSMARMKALSESQRVLQLERKFFGAENALKQGQSDNVKLQVKLEELQMKYEPHEVNKTRIQKRKREKFPENLPEGKPDQSVDAPALESEPNKISDIAAETLSCSNKNLVVDTVRSAQAPDCSFPLSRENKSVRISEDVPISIPTPPRSSASECSSPTERHVLKQDEERRNWKAERAKKSQAPVHIDPSNTMERQCAQQ is encoded by the exons ATGTCAGTTACAGAGGCAGAGATTGAAAGGTTGCGAAAAAAGGTGGAGGATACAGATGAAGCTCTTCAGAGAGCCGCACAGTATGGACTTCAGCTCTTGGATGACAAGATGGACCTGCAGAATAATTTGGAGGAGCAGCGAATTGAGATGACCGCTGTAATTGAG GGCTTGGAGCAAGAGAAATACTCACTGCAAAGGGAAGTTGAGCTGAAGAGTCGCATGCTGGACTGTGTTCATTCAGAATTTGAAATGgttaaaaaacaacagaaatatCACTTAGAACAGCAGCAACAAATGTTGGAGAGGAACCATGCAGTGGAACTAAGTGACTTCAAGAACAAG GTGGAGAAAATGAAGGCTGACATGGAAGCGGCTCAGCTACTTGAAAAACAGTTGAAACACAAGTTGGATGTGCAGACTCAGGCCTTAAGCAGCACAACGGAAGAGCTCCGCAGAATGAAGGAACATTCCCACGACACAATGTCCTCGGAGATTCTAGAGCTCCAAGTACAAAAGATGGACCTGGAATCATCTTTG GCCGTCTTTAAGCAGGAGCTTCAGGAGTCACAATACAAAGAACAGCAGCTGCAACTAGCTAACACCATCCTCCAGAGGCAAGTGGAGGCACTCGTGGATGCTAAagaagaaagggagaaagaggtTGTTTCACTTTACAATGCTTTGGAA AAATCTAGGGAGTCTAACCAGGACCTTCAGATCCAATTGGACCAGGTGTTGCAGCAGGCACAGGATCCAAACAGCAAAGGCAACTCCCTTTTTGCCGAG GTGGAGGACAAGCGTGCAGAAATGGAGAGGCAGTTGATCAGCATGAAAGTGCAGAACCAGTCTCTTCAAAAGCAGCATGCTTTCACCAAACAACAGATGATTCGCatgaag GTACAAATATCTAATCTTATGCAGCTCCACGGTAGTAGAGCTGACCCCGCCCAGCTCGAGCGATTGCATTTCATGCTGTCAGAGAAGAACAGTGAGATAGAATCCTTGAACAGGAAGGTGCAACAGCTGGAGAAGTTAGAG ACAAATGAGGATCAGACCTCAACTGGTTCATGCAAGACAGTGGAGTTTGTAGACGAGACATATTACACAGACCTTTTAAAAATACAGCTCTCAAATTCAAA GAAAGTTGCAGAGGAGCTAAAGGATGAGTTGTCCATGGCTAGAATGAAAGCTCTTTCTGAGAGTCAAAGAGTTCTCCAGTTGGAGAGGAAATTTTTTGGAGCAGAGAATGCCCTAAAGCAAGGGCAGAGTGATAATGTCAAGCTCCAAGTGAAACTTGAAGAACTCCAGATGAAATATGAGCCTCATG AGGTGAATAAGACACGAATTCAGAAACGCAAACGAGAGAAATTTCCAGAAAACCTTCCTGAAGGAAAGCCAGACCAGAGTGTGGATGCTCCTGCTCTAGAGAGTGAGCCAAACAAGATTTCAGACATTGCTGCAGAAACCCTTTCTTGTTCAAACAAGAACCTGGTTGTGGACACTGTACGGTCAGCACAAGCCCCTGACTGTAGCTTTCCTTTGTCTCGGGAGAACAAAAGTGTCCGCATTAGTGAGGATGTCCCGATCTCAATACCCACTCCCCCAAG GTCTTCAGCGTCCGAGTGCAGCAGTCCAACAGAGCGccatgtacttaaacaagatgaGGAGAGAAGGAACTGGAAAGCTGAAAGAGCGAAGAAGAGCCAAGCTCCTGTTCACATTGATCCCAGCAACACAATGGAAAGACAGTGTGCTCAGCAGTAA
- the LOC143527017 gene encoding heterogeneous nuclear ribonucleoprotein A0-like, with amino-acid sequence MDQLCKLFVGGLNVQTTNEGLRAHFEKYGQLTDCVVVQNDQLQRSRCFGFVTYSSVEEADAAMAARPHVVDGKNVELKRAVAREDAGKPEALAKVKKIFVGGLKEDIEEENLREYFSKFGAIEKAEVITDKDTGKKRGFGFVHFEDNDAADKAVVLKFHTINGHKVEVKKALTRQEIQAAGGPRGGRGRGGRGMGRNQNGFGGGRGGYNSYGGGYGAGAYGSSEGGYGGGGYGGGYGGGYGGGYGGGYGDQMGGYGGGNGYSDFGSGYGQQSSGYGPMKGGSTYAGRSGAPYPRGGAAGYGRGGYGGAY; translated from the coding sequence ATGGACCAGCTTTGCAAACTTTTCGTCGGCGGCTTGAACGTCCAGACCACCAACGAGGGTCTCCGCGCCCACTTCGAAAAATACGGGCAGCTGACCGACTGCGTCGTCGTCCAGAACGACCAGCTCCAGCGGTCCCGCTGCTTCGGCTTCGTCACGTACTCGAGCGTGGAGGAGGCGGACGCGGCCATGGCCGCCAGGCCGCATGTGGTGGACGGGAAGAACGTGGAGCTGAAGCGGGCGGTGGCGCGGGAGGACGCGGGCAAACCCGAGGCGCTCGCCAAGGTAAAGAAGATCTTCGTCGGCGGCCTCAAGGAGGACATCGAGGAGGAGAACCTGAGGGAGTACTTCTCCAAGTTCGGCGCCATCGAGAAGGCCGAGGTGATCACCGACAAAGACACCGGCAAGAAGCGCGGCTTCGGCTTCGTGCACTTCGAGGACAACGACGCGGCGGACAAGGCGGTGGTGCTCAAGTTCCACACCATAAACGGACacaaggtggaggtgaagaaggCGCTCACCCGGCAGGAGATACAGGCCGCCGGCGGACCGCGGGGCggcagggggagagggggaagggGCATGGGTAGGAATCAAAATGGCTTCGGCGGCGGGAGAGGCGGGTACAACAGCTACGGGGGCGGCTACGGGGCGGGGGCATACGGCAGCAGCGAGGGCGGCTACGGCGGCGGCGGCTACGGAGGAGGATACGGCGGGGGTTACGGAGGCGGCTACGGCGGTGGATACGGGGATCAGATGGGGGGCTACGGTGGCGGGAACGGCTACAGTGACTTCGGCAGCGGATACGGCCAACAGTCGTCCGGGTACGGGCCCATGAAGGGCGGGAGCACGTATGCAGGCCGCAGCGGGGCCCCCTACCCTCGCGGCGGGGCTGCTGGATACGGGCGGGGCGGCTATGGAGGGGCTTATTAA